A region of Toxorhynchites rutilus septentrionalis strain SRP chromosome 1, ASM2978413v1, whole genome shotgun sequence DNA encodes the following proteins:
- the LOC129762962 gene encoding phenoloxidase-activating factor 3-like, protein MKLLVITSFIIVLVLAANQVGANTSHKALNPSKLALLPQECGVSKLGPGTASTNSLAFEYPWMALVRFNKTRRPATCLGTLINRRYVLSVAGCMKKTKGDPDYIRLGEQSESSERDCNRFTEAKTGYAYKECTGPVVDVGIESYVIHPEFDEPMYTNDLALLRMAREVDYNDYIRPICLPTTPELRASIPRYLVMTAWELEADAPNHYVGDLQKYFVENIDMDSCQRTYERVGFTPDFNEQRFCAQQLGPNYVCSRVPGSPIGTEMDIGGTKRFVEFAMAKFAPLNCTLRQSVPMISMRITEYMEWITEHLEA, encoded by the exons aTGAAGTTGCTCGTGATCACGAGTTTTATAATCGTCTTGGTTCTTGCGGCGAACCAAGTAGGCGCCAACACAAGTCACAAAGCGCTGAATCCATCCAAGTTGGCGCTGCTTCCGCAGGAATGTGGCGTCTCGAAGCTTGGCCCCGGCACCGCCAGCACCAACAGTCTGGCATTCGAGTATCCGTGGATGGCTTTGGTGCGTTTCAACAAGACGCGACGGCCCGCGACCTGTTTGGGCACACTCATCAACCGGCGCTATGTGCTGTCGGTTGCTGGCTGCATGAAGAAGACCAAGGGTGATCC GGATTACATCCGTCTGGGGGAGCAATCGGAGAGTTCCGAAAGGGATTGCAATCGTTTCACCGAAGCAAAGACGGGTTACGCCTACAAGGAATGCACCGGGCCAGTGGTAGATGTGGGTATCGAATCGTACGTTATCCATCCCGAGTTTGACGAACCGATGTATACCAACGATCTTGCCCTGCTGCGAATGGCCCGCGAAGTGGATTACAACGATTACATCCGTCCGATTTGTCTACCGACTACTCCGGAGCTGAGAGCCAGCATTCCACGCTACCTGGTGATGACCGCGTGGGAACTCGAAGCGGACGCCCCGAACCATTACGTGGGAGATCTGCAGAAGTATTTTGTGGAAAACATTGACATGGACAGCTGCCAGCGGACCTACGAACGCGTTGGATTCACACCGGATTTCAACGAGCAGCGATTCTGTGCCCAACAGTTGGGACCAAACTATGTGTGCAGTCGTGTCCCGGGATCACCGATCGGAACCGAAATGGACATCGGTGGAACCAAACGCTTCGTCGAGTTTGCTATGGCCAAGTTCGCGCCACTGAACTGCACCCTGCGTCAGTCGGTCCCAATGATCTCCATGCGTATCACCGAGTACATGGAATGGATCACAGAACATCTGGAAGCCTAA
- the LOC129772841 gene encoding phenoloxidase-activating factor 1-like has translation MIQGKVVLLLVALLGCAFGAEVFQNARFQCGIPKHATTLLIVNGVDAKISDWPWHAAIRLHSGPGSSPEYVCGGTLVSERFVVTAAHCTIGENPNKLPKMSVQLGVNAVGSPEGKVYNVEKIHRHSGFSLDNLRDDIALLELDSPVEFTDFVLPICLSEKTKMEPGKLGAIVGWGFTENDIPSTRLKLAKLPVVDELDCKRKEPELYGRVLTNKVFCAGYTNGTTACNGDSGGGIVFERGDAWYLGGILSFTRSRDGSQLCLTTTYTVFTDVTRYLDWIGKITNTDFSEEYGIEKTVPCSTPSQPNGVCVPIQQCRNIFDTIRTPQLSEASKNNLRQSVCQLRGIRRSVCCQPDQVERIAIHRNALLLPLECGVAKRSEPTRTAVRAGVFEFPWMALIRSSRATPEKDPYCTGSLINNRYVLSSAGCLKAREHKDLDFVRLGEHTIHQARDCTTFTDPRTRNTVEECAAAPLDVKAVLPFVIHPQHNKPFRGNDFALVRMEQKVQFTDNIQPVCLPVREDLRNTLPTEFLLTTFETTENQGQGSVQELYKTRSVFTDVEECEERFEDYGYTPWVTDKMFCSLAQGPNFICTPHLGAPLVSMVRQGDQLRAVQYGISMMIPSNCTIARTIPKVYLRVPLYVDWILENIVP, from the exons ATGATTCAGGGAAAAGTTGTGCTGCTTTTGGTTGCGCTGTTGGGTTGCGCGTTCGGTGCGGAAGTGTTCCAAAATGCGCGCTTCCAGTGCGGCATTCCGAAGCACGCCACCACGCTGTTGATCGTGAACGGAGTGGACGCCAAGATCAGCGATTGGCCATGGCACGCGGCGATCCGGTTGCACTCGGGGCCTGGCAGCAGTCCGGAGTATGTCTGCGGTGGAACGTTGGTAAGCGAGCGGTTCGTGGTGACTGCGGCTCACTGCACCATCGGAGAAAATCCCAACAAACTACCAAAGATGTCGGTTCAGCTGGGCGTGAATGCGGTCGGTTCCCCGGAAGGGAAGGTTTACAATGTTGAGAAGATCCACCGGCATAGTGGATTCTCATTGGATAACTTGAGGGATGATATTGCGCTACTCGAGTTGGACAGTCCCGTCGAGTTCACTGATTTTGTTTTGCCGATTTGTCTCAGCGAGAAGACGAAGATGGAACCGGGGAAGTTGGGAGCGATCGTTGGGTGGGGATTCACCGAAAATGATATTCCCTCGACGAGGTTGAAGCTCGCGAAGCTTCCGGTAGTCGATGAGCTTGATTGTAAGCGTAAGGAGCCCGAACTGTACGGGCGAGTGTTGACCAATAAGGTGTTCTGCGCGGGATACACCAATG GAACAACCGCTTGCAATGGCGACAGTGGCGGCGGAATTGTTTTCGAACGAGGTGACGCCTGGTATTTGGGCGGAATTCTTTCCTTTACCAGAAGCAGGGATGGTTCACAGCTCTGCCTGACGACGACATACACTGTCTTCACCGACGTCACTCGCTATCTGGATTGGATCGGGAAAATCACAAACACCGATTTCAGCGAAGAATATGGCATCGAAA AGACGGTCCCCTGCTCGACACCGTCGCAACCAAACGGCGTTTGCGTACCAATCCAACAGTGCAGAAACATCTTCGATACCATCCGAACGCCTCAGCTTTCGGAAGCCAGCAAGAACAACTTGCGACAATCCGTGTGTCAGCTGCGAGGAATTCGTCGGAGCGTTTGCTGCCAACCGGACCAAGTGGAGCGAATTGCGATCCATCGGAACGCGCTCCTGTTGCCCCTGGAGTGTGGTGTTGCGAAGAGAAGTGAACCTACCAGGACTGCTGTCCGCGCGGGAGTTTTCGAGTTCCCGTGGATGGCTCTAATTCGTTCCAGTAGAGCTACTCCCGAAAAGGATCCATACTGCACGGGATCGCTAATAAACAACCGATACGTACTCTCCTCTGCCGGCTGCCTGAAAGCTAGAGAGCACAAAGATTT AGATTTCGTACGCTTGGGAGAGCACACCATTCATCAAGCCAGAGATTGTACTACCTTCACGGATCCTAGAACGCGTAACACAGTGGAAGAGTGCGCTGCCGCCCCGCTTGATGTGAAGGCAGTATTGCCATTCGTGATCCACCCACAGCATAACAAACCCTTCCGAGGTAACGATTTTGCGTTGGTTCGCATGGAGCAGAAGGTTCAATTCACGG ACAACATTCAACCGGTTTGCTTGCCCGTCCGGGAGGACCTTAGAAACACACTCCCCACCGAGTTCCTTCTCACCACCTTCGAGACCACCGAGAACCAGGGCCAGGGCTCGGTTCAGGAGCTGTACAAAACCCGATCGGTTTTCACCGATGTGGAGGAGTGCGAGGAACGCTTCGAGGACTACGGCTACACTCCATGGGTCACCGATAAAATGTTCTGCTCGCTGGCCCAGGGACCCAACTTTATCTGCACGCCACATCTGGGCGCTCCGTTGGTTTCGATGGTCCGCCAGGGCGATCAGTTGCGAGCGGTGCAGTACGGCATATCGATGATGATACCGAGCAATTGCACGATCGCACGAACCATTCCGAAGGTTTACCTACGCGTCCCGCTGTACGTTGATTGGATTCTGGAAAATATTGTCCCCTAA